The following are encoded together in the Oligoflexus sp. genome:
- a CDS encoding circadian clock KaiB family protein, with protein sequence MSATTSVIADGVPMQYVFCLYVAGLSVRSQRAIEEIKATCESFLKGRYELEIVDIYQQPALAKAAQIVAVPTLVRTLPSPMRRYIGDMSKKQGILISVGMRQQERTWKSPPN encoded by the coding sequence ATGAGCGCGACAACAAGCGTGATCGCTGATGGCGTCCCGATGCAGTATGTCTTCTGCCTTTACGTGGCAGGATTATCGGTGAGGTCTCAGCGAGCGATCGAGGAAATCAAAGCCACCTGCGAAAGCTTTCTTAAGGGTCGTTACGAGCTTGAGATCGTGGATATCTATCAGCAGCCAGCTCTCGCGAAAGCCGCGCAGATCGTCGCTGTCCCTACGCTGGTGCGTACCTTGCCATCTCCCATGCGGCGTTATATTGGGGATATGTCCAAGAAGCAGGGGATTTTGATTTCTGTCGGCATGCGACAGCAGGAGCGGACATGGAAAAGTCCTCCGAATTGA
- the kaiC gene encoding circadian clock protein KaiC: protein MSSDEAALPALQKVPTGIKGFDEITYGGLPAGRPTLVTGSAGSGKTLFGIEFLVSGVNQYHENGVFMCFEETEDDLAVNVSSLGFNLRQLVKDGKLAIDFVSIQRSEIEETGEYDLEAIFVRLDYAISQVGAKRVVLDTIEFLFGALKDTTIIRAELNRLFRWLKEKKVTAIITAEKGANTLTRHGLEEYVSDCVVFLDHRVDNQVSTRRLRVVKYRGSAHGTNEYPFLIDQNGFSVLPSTTLNLDYPASSERIPSGIPKLDQMLGGQGYYRGSCILVSGSAGTGKTSLGSSLVAATCRRGKKSLMFCFEETPEQLLRNMRSIGMELGPYRESGLLKIVPSRPSLFGLERHLVSIHKHTEEFKPEVLVIDPVTSFLISGGILDVHMMLLRLLDLLKEKHITILLLGLARGPGELDSSDVGISSLIDTWIKMQSVESNGERNRTIQILKSRGMDHSNRIRELLLTSQGIDLVDVYFGPNGILTGSARMMQQAQDRLRLDWSNG, encoded by the coding sequence ATGAGCTCCGATGAAGCAGCTCTGCCGGCTCTTCAGAAGGTTCCGACCGGAATCAAAGGCTTTGATGAAATCACGTACGGTGGTTTGCCAGCAGGGCGGCCAACTCTGGTGACCGGATCAGCAGGTAGTGGAAAAACTCTGTTTGGCATTGAATTTCTGGTTTCCGGAGTGAACCAATATCATGAGAACGGCGTCTTCATGTGTTTCGAAGAAACGGAAGACGATCTGGCTGTCAATGTTTCCTCCCTGGGCTTTAACTTGCGTCAACTCGTCAAGGATGGAAAGTTGGCTATTGACTTTGTCAGTATCCAGCGCTCGGAGATTGAGGAAACGGGTGAGTATGATTTGGAAGCGATTTTCGTCCGCCTTGATTACGCCATCTCTCAGGTCGGCGCGAAACGGGTGGTCCTGGATACCATCGAGTTTCTCTTCGGTGCTCTGAAGGATACGACGATTATTCGAGCCGAACTCAACCGCTTATTTCGCTGGCTGAAGGAAAAGAAAGTGACAGCCATTATCACGGCCGAGAAGGGCGCCAACACTTTAACGCGGCATGGTCTCGAAGAGTATGTGTCAGACTGTGTGGTCTTTCTCGATCACCGCGTGGACAATCAGGTTTCCACCCGTCGGCTTCGCGTCGTTAAATACCGAGGATCGGCCCACGGCACCAATGAATATCCCTTTCTCATCGATCAGAACGGGTTTTCCGTGCTGCCGTCGACAACGCTCAACCTGGATTACCCTGCATCAAGCGAACGCATCCCGAGCGGCATTCCCAAGCTTGATCAGATGCTCGGAGGCCAGGGTTACTATCGCGGCAGCTGCATATTGGTGTCGGGATCGGCAGGGACAGGCAAGACCAGCCTGGGCTCAAGTCTCGTCGCAGCGACATGCCGCCGTGGAAAAAAATCGCTGATGTTTTGTTTCGAAGAAACCCCCGAACAGCTCTTACGGAATATGCGTTCCATCGGTATGGAGCTTGGTCCTTATCGCGAGAGCGGGCTTTTAAAGATCGTGCCGTCCCGACCTTCCTTGTTTGGACTGGAAAGGCATCTTGTTTCGATACACAAGCATACCGAAGAGTTCAAACCTGAGGTCCTGGTGATCGATCCGGTGACGAGCTTTCTGATCAGTGGCGGGATACTGGACGTTCACATGATGCTCCTGCGGCTTCTGGATTTGCTCAAGGAAAAGCATATTACAATCCTGCTGCTGGGCCTGGCCCGCGGCCCTGGGGAATTGGACAGCAGTGATGTAGGGATCTCGTCTTTAATTGATACATGGATCAAGATGCAATCCGTGGAAAGTAACGGCGAAAGGAATCGCACGATTCAGATCCTGAAGTCCCGGGGAATGGACCATTCCAATCGGATCCGAGAACTGCTGCTCACTTCACAGGGAATCGACCTCGTCGACGTCTATTTTGGTCCAAATGGTATTCTGACAGGATCAGCTCGCATGATGCAACAGGCTCAGGATCGGTTGCGATTGGACTGGTCCAATGGTTGA
- a CDS encoding ATP-binding protein, protein MEKSSELNLSDESAQEVAVLQQRLQEAEELLHAIQAGEVDALVVNTEDGEKIFTLSGADEVYRVFLNSMEQGAVVLGLAGMITYCNSSFAGLLGLPIQTIMGKDLEGFVCESDRDSYRELSLKASVTPSSAELGLKGPAGDRIDTLVSFNSMPTSQRALICLIITDLRPQKKNLEALRESREWFQILADSMPHIVWTTDARGHATYFNRRWYEFNGRVPEKDSENDCDMAAIIHSNDLPSYDTLWTSLVHDPRPFHMECRLLAAASKLYRWHLIQGLPVTSRRGGALQWICTGTDIHEQKCIEQELARSNDELAQFAFVASHDLQEPLRKIMNYVGVFTARYRDLVDESGRRYLDQIVEGSRRMRDLIQGLLNLSRVGHENLESQTLDMSMILDDVLNDQAASISSAAAHLNVQALPKVKMPRSELYQIFSNVIANAVKFRREDVPLQISVYAVKSNEGDLDLTVQDNGIGIESQYLEQVFVPFKRLHTQTKYPGAGLGLAICRKIMERHGGRMRMESVVGLGSWVHVLFPAQMVLWNAQQ, encoded by the coding sequence ATGGAAAAGTCCTCCGAATTGAATCTGTCTGACGAGAGTGCACAGGAGGTCGCAGTCCTGCAGCAGCGGCTGCAGGAGGCTGAAGAACTGCTGCACGCAATTCAAGCGGGCGAGGTGGACGCCCTGGTCGTCAATACAGAAGATGGCGAGAAGATTTTCACGCTGAGTGGCGCGGATGAGGTTTACAGGGTCTTTTTGAATTCGATGGAGCAAGGAGCTGTCGTTCTGGGGCTTGCTGGAATGATCACATACTGCAACTCCAGCTTCGCAGGCCTGCTCGGACTTCCCATTCAAACCATCATGGGCAAGGATTTGGAAGGATTCGTATGTGAATCGGACAGAGACAGCTATCGGGAGCTGAGCCTCAAAGCCAGCGTGACCCCAAGCAGCGCTGAGCTGGGACTGAAAGGCCCCGCGGGTGATCGGATCGATACCCTCGTCTCCTTCAATTCGATGCCGACCAGTCAGCGGGCTTTGATCTGCCTGATCATCACTGACCTCAGACCGCAAAAGAAGAACCTCGAAGCTCTTCGTGAAAGCAGGGAGTGGTTTCAGATCCTGGCGGATTCCATGCCCCATATCGTCTGGACGACGGATGCGCGGGGTCATGCCACGTATTTCAATCGGCGCTGGTATGAATTCAATGGTCGAGTTCCCGAGAAGGATTCGGAGAACGACTGCGATATGGCCGCCATTATTCACAGCAATGATCTGCCTTCATACGATACTCTTTGGACCAGTCTTGTGCATGATCCTCGGCCCTTCCACATGGAATGCAGGCTTCTCGCGGCTGCCTCGAAGCTCTATCGCTGGCATCTGATCCAAGGCCTTCCGGTGACGAGCAGAAGAGGTGGGGCTCTGCAATGGATCTGCACCGGCACGGATATTCATGAGCAAAAGTGCATCGAGCAGGAACTGGCCCGGTCCAATGATGAACTGGCTCAATTCGCCTTCGTCGCCTCGCACGATCTGCAGGAACCCTTGCGTAAGATCATGAACTACGTCGGCGTCTTCACGGCCAGGTATCGGGATCTGGTTGATGAGTCGGGACGCAGGTATCTGGATCAAATAGTCGAGGGATCGCGTCGGATGCGTGATTTGATCCAGGGGCTTCTCAATCTCTCGCGGGTTGGTCATGAGAATCTGGAGAGTCAGACGCTGGACATGTCGATGATTTTGGACGACGTGTTGAACGACCAGGCGGCTTCGATTTCATCGGCGGCAGCGCACCTGAACGTCCAGGCCCTGCCCAAGGTTAAGATGCCGCGCAGTGAACTCTACCAGATCTTTAGCAATGTCATCGCCAATGCGGTGAAATTTAGACGGGAGGACGTTCCTCTGCAGATCAGCGTATATGCTGTGAAATCAAACGAAGGTGATTTGGACTTGACTGTCCAGGATAATGGGATCGGTATTGAAAGCCAATATCTGGAGCAGGTCTTTGTTCCGTTTAAGCGGCTTCATACGCAAACGAAGTACCCTGGAGCCGGCCTGGGGCTTGCGATATGTAGAAAAATAATGGAAAGGCACGGCGGAAGGATGCGGATGGAGTCAGTCGTAGGCCTTGGGTCTTGGGTTCACGTCTTGTTTCCAGCACAGATGGTGCTATGGAATGCGCAGCAATAA
- a CDS encoding response regulator yields MAAQHAEILLIEDDLGDSDLTREIFQKDSRNNRLTVIEDGAEAMKYFFGQVKVNGARRPDLVILDLNLPKIDGRELLRELKSDEELRDIPVVVFTTSNAQADISLCYSLGANCYVSKPHEYQEFENAVGVIRDFWLRFGSLPSETDSKAHGTGPADQGGARTLNLLVVSKDSHEPSSSDDFRQKARTLGLAVACREAPEDAIKVLEKDEFDLVLLDADGLDHWDEIMLDRIRARARQAPIVVFHHARAGDSKGGVSVWQFMLKAWGKGRADLPPRRSIELLDELVKQRTTDLLDVNKRLQEAVVARSAAETAARRSEARYHKLANSTFEGIVVHEGENIVDCNLSFANFFQLQVAELLGRNILELIQDNERGFFQSKIKSDDESPFESYGIRRDGEKLQLEFQSKWLDDGERKYRITACRDFKERRALEQLRVRHSALIKVNRELEQFASIASHDLKEPIRTIESYLYLLRNELQNQCSLQAKKYMDIAIKCSGRMKTLTNDLLSFSRIAGAEFTLVPVDLQDALDLALENLQEAVRESGAVIEHEVLPLVQGDKSQLTQLFQNLLSNAIKFRKPGETPRIQIRSKRLDGAWQISVQDNGIGFEPKHAQNIFLMFQRLHSHDQYSGSGLGLAICFKIMENHQGRIWADSSPGQGSTFHLTLQPAILENLAGRRILIVDDSEDVRALFEHLLTARGAQVVTAENGEDALTKVSSEAGFDIIIMDIEMPKMSGTEATAALRKKGFARTIIAFTGHTRKWAESDYKPLGFDGYICKDNAIVALPDYCLRILNGREPSLPNRACLSPAGSTI; encoded by the coding sequence ATGGCCGCACAGCATGCAGAAATTTTGCTCATAGAAGATGATCTGGGTGATTCGGATCTCACGCGGGAAATATTTCAGAAGGATTCTCGGAACAACCGCCTGACAGTGATCGAGGACGGGGCGGAAGCGATGAAATATTTTTTTGGTCAAGTCAAGGTGAATGGAGCCAGACGACCAGACCTTGTCATTCTTGATCTCAATCTTCCGAAGATCGATGGACGGGAGCTTTTGCGGGAATTGAAGTCAGATGAGGAACTAAGGGATATTCCAGTCGTGGTGTTCACAACGTCCAATGCCCAGGCGGATATTTCCCTGTGCTATAGTCTAGGCGCCAATTGCTATGTATCGAAGCCGCATGAGTACCAGGAGTTTGAGAACGCGGTCGGAGTTATCAGGGACTTCTGGCTGCGCTTCGGATCCTTGCCCTCGGAAACCGATTCCAAGGCTCATGGCACAGGTCCGGCCGATCAGGGCGGAGCGCGGACCCTGAATCTACTCGTTGTTTCCAAGGACTCCCATGAACCGTCGTCCTCGGACGATTTTCGGCAGAAAGCCAGGACGCTGGGCCTGGCCGTCGCCTGTCGCGAGGCGCCTGAGGATGCGATCAAGGTTTTGGAAAAGGACGAATTCGATCTTGTTCTTTTGGATGCCGATGGCCTGGATCATTGGGACGAGATCATGCTGGACAGGATTCGCGCACGTGCCAGGCAGGCGCCCATCGTTGTGTTCCATCATGCGAGAGCTGGTGATTCAAAGGGGGGTGTTTCCGTCTGGCAGTTCATGCTGAAGGCTTGGGGAAAGGGACGAGCGGACCTGCCGCCGCGTCGATCCATCGAATTGCTGGACGAATTGGTGAAGCAGCGAACGACCGATCTTTTGGATGTGAACAAGCGCCTGCAGGAAGCTGTCGTTGCTCGATCCGCGGCCGAAACTGCAGCCCGTCGCAGCGAGGCGCGCTACCATAAGCTGGCGAACAGCACCTTTGAAGGCATCGTGGTTCATGAAGGCGAGAACATCGTTGATTGCAATCTGAGCTTCGCGAATTTCTTTCAACTCCAAGTCGCGGAGCTTCTAGGCCGGAACATCCTGGAATTGATTCAGGACAATGAACGCGGGTTCTTTCAATCCAAGATCAAGTCGGATGATGAAAGCCCTTTCGAAAGCTATGGCATCCGCCGGGACGGGGAAAAGCTGCAGCTGGAATTTCAAAGCAAATGGCTGGATGATGGAGAACGCAAATATCGGATCACAGCCTGTCGCGACTTCAAGGAAAGGCGTGCCCTGGAACAGCTGCGCGTTCGTCACTCGGCGCTGATCAAAGTCAATAGGGAGCTGGAGCAGTTCGCCAGCATCGCGTCCCACGATCTGAAAGAACCCATCCGCACCATCGAGAGCTACCTGTATCTTCTGCGGAACGAGCTTCAGAATCAGTGTTCGTTGCAGGCGAAAAAGTACATGGATATCGCGATAAAATGCTCGGGACGCATGAAGACGCTGACGAACGACCTTCTCAGTTTCTCAAGGATAGCGGGTGCGGAGTTCACTCTGGTGCCGGTCGACCTTCAGGATGCCCTCGATCTGGCCCTTGAAAATTTGCAGGAAGCCGTCCGTGAGTCCGGAGCTGTCATTGAACATGAGGTCTTGCCGCTTGTGCAAGGCGATAAGTCGCAGCTCACTCAGCTCTTCCAGAACCTTCTGAGCAATGCCATCAAATTTCGCAAGCCCGGTGAGACGCCGCGGATTCAGATCCGGTCGAAGCGCCTGGATGGAGCATGGCAGATCTCGGTGCAGGACAATGGGATCGGCTTCGAGCCGAAGCATGCTCAGAATATTTTCCTCATGTTTCAGCGGCTGCATTCCCATGATCAATATTCCGGTTCAGGCCTGGGACTGGCGATCTGCTTTAAGATCATGGAAAATCATCAGGGCCGTATTTGGGCCGATTCATCCCCGGGCCAGGGATCCACGTTTCACTTGACTCTGCAGCCGGCTATCCTGGAAAACCTGGCCGGGCGAAGGATTTTGATCGTCGATGATTCGGAGGATGTAAGGGCCTTGTTCGAACATTTGCTGACGGCACGCGGGGCGCAGGTGGTGACAGCGGAGAATGGTGAAGACGCCTTGACGAAGGTGAGCAGCGAAGCCGGCTTCGATATCATCATTATGGATATCGAGATGCCGAAGATGAGTGGGACGGAAGCGACCGCGGCCCTGCGCAAGAAAGGTTTTGCGAGGACGATCATTGCCTTTACAGGGCACACAAGAAAGTGGGCGGAAAGTGATTACAAGCCCTTGGGATTTGACGGCTATATCTGCAAAGATAACGCGATTGTCGCCCTGCCGGATTATTGCCTGCGTATCCTGAATGGTCGGGAGCCTTCCCTTCCGAACAGGGCATGTCTGAGTCCAGCAGGTTCCACGATTTAG
- a CDS encoding circadian clock KaiB family protein: MKTMTNPSPQDEKKRIILRLYVAGQTPKCLAAIDNLQEICRHHLEGYQYEVQLIDLWEQPQLAKGDQIVAVPTLIRRLPPPLKRIIGDLSNTEKVLVGLDIRPVKEADDERDNKRDR, translated from the coding sequence ATGAAAACTATGACGAACCCATCCCCGCAGGACGAGAAGAAACGCATTATCCTGAGGCTCTACGTAGCCGGACAAACGCCCAAGTGCCTCGCCGCGATCGACAATCTCCAGGAGATCTGCAGGCACCACCTGGAGGGCTACCAGTACGAGGTGCAGCTGATCGACCTATGGGAACAGCCGCAGCTGGCGAAAGGAGATCAAATCGTTGCGGTGCCGACATTGATACGACGCCTTCCGCCTCCGCTGAAACGCATCATTGGGGACCTTTCCAATACGGAGAAGGTCCTGGTCGGTCTCGATATCCGGCCGGTAAAGGAGGCTGATGATGAGCGCGACAACAAGCGTGATCGCTGA